The Tessaracoccus flavus genome includes the window CACGTCGGCCTCGTCCCGGGCCACGAGCGTGTCACCCTCGTAGAGCTCCGCCCTCAGCACACCCGAATTCACCAATCCGTCCGAGCTGTTCGACCCGCCCGGCTTCAGCCACGTCGCCGTGACCGACGGTTTCTGCTTCGTCGCCGGACAGTTGGCGGTGGACCGGGAATTCAACATCATCGGTGGCGACAGCCTGTACGAGCAGACGGTCGCGGCGCTGGGCAGCTGCCTCACGGCCTTGGAATCGGTGGGACTCGGCTGGGCGCACGTGGTTCGTCGAACGATCTACAAGTTGCGTCCCGAGGGATACTTCAGCGACATCCTGCCGGCCCTCCAAGAGGTCGTCCCGGGTCAGCAGCCGCCGCAGACGCTGATCGGCATCCCAGCACTCGCGGTCCCAGGGACGCTGATCGAGACAGCGCGTGGACTGCACACAGGGCGTCACGACCCACGGATGATCGCTGCTGCCACGGTCGCCCCTCCACCGAGGATGCTCAACAGCCTCCTCGTGCCACTAGCGGCATCACGGTAGGCCCACTCCATCGGAGCATCCGACCTCCACCCGGCGGCAGCGAACATGTCGCCGAGAGTCTCGCGGTCGCGCCAGACGTCCAGCCCTCCGGCTACACCCAACAACTCGATCAGGCCTGCGTCCACCTCGTATTGGCGCTTGCCAACCGGAATACCATCCACAACTGCCCGCCAAAGCTTCTCGGGTGCCTCGATCGCCGTGCGGCCCTTGGGTGTCAGTACCAGCACCCCCTTGTACTTCCTCACCAGCCCCACTCCCATGGCCGCTTCACGGAGGTTCAGCACTGGGGGCGTGTTGATCTCGGTGGTCGGCTGGAACGGGTACCGCTGTAGGACCTCGGGGCGAAGGCCGGCGAACAGCTCCTTGACCACCTTCGGCGGCAGGTACCCGGCCTGGGTGAGCTTGATCCCATCGCTGCCCACCCGTTCAAGGA containing:
- a CDS encoding Rid family hydrolase, giving the protein MDREFNIIGGDSLYEQTVAALGSCLTALESVGLGWAHVVRRTIYKLRPEGYFSDILPALQEVVPGQQPPQTLIGIPALAVPGTLIETARGLHTGRHDPRMIAAATVAPPPRMLNSLLVPLAASR